Proteins from a single region of Lepus europaeus isolate LE1 chromosome 4, mLepTim1.pri, whole genome shotgun sequence:
- the LOC133758414 gene encoding single-stranded DNA-binding protein 2-like, translating to MVPLGPQSYGGAMRPPLNALGGPRMPGMNMGPGGGRPWPNPINANSIPSSSASPGNYVGPPGGGGPPGTPIMPSPADSSNSGDNTYTLMNAVPPGPNRPNFPMGPGSDGPMGGLGGMESHHMNGSLGSGDTDSISKNSPNNISLSNQPGTLRDDGEMGGNFLNPFQSESYSPSTTMSV from the coding sequence ATGGTGCCCTTAGGACCACAGAGCTATGGAGGTGCCATGAGACCCCCACTGAATGCTTTAGGTGGCCCCAGAATGCCTGGGATGAACATGGGTCCAGGTGGTGGCAGACCTTGGCCAAACCCAATAAATGCCAATTCAATACCATCCTCCTCAGCGTCTCCCGGGAATTATGTAGGTCCACCAGGAGGCGGAGGGCCACCAGGAACACCCATCATGCCAAGTCCAGCAGACTCATCCAACTCGGGAGACAACACGTATACTTTAATGAATGCAGTACCTCCTGGACCCAACAGGCCTAATTTCCCGATGGGCCCCGGGTCAGATGGCCCCATGGGCGGATTAGGAGGAATGGAGTCACATCACATGAATGGCTCGTTAGGCTCAGGAGATACGGACAGTATTTCCAAGAACTCTCCCAATAACATTAGCCTGAGTAATCAGCCGGGCACCCTGAGGGATGATGGCGAAATGGGGGGAAACTTCTTAAATCCTTTTCAGAGTGAGAGCTACTCCCCGAGCACGACCATGAGCGTGTGA